Proteins encoded in a region of the Zea mays cultivar B73 chromosome 4, Zm-B73-REFERENCE-NAM-5.0, whole genome shotgun sequence genome:
- the LOC103654439 gene encoding choline transporter protein 1 produces MVLGGGPLGAIIGRYPSSSAAAGDDEQGDPGPGGGVIRHDRKCRDWPFLVLFAAFWVAMIVNSSFGFNQGNPLRLTYGLDYKGNICGSRHADPDLYQLDVRYWVNPNQVYQSGLKTSHIELPDAKTICLMECPLPAEDGLNFVCDYPEGDIRLSVDDWIDRDYDYFEYLTPDMRNSSLQLQGPCYPVIFPSVNVYWSCQFIARASNASLKHWKDMGGVTIDENMLIDRTIHDAINSKSAVMKRYVADIGKSWPVLILCGGLLPLFLSMIWLLMIRFFVAGMSWITVVVFNALVVSVTMFFYIKAGWIGHDPLTVVIGESDPYVSIGGREINHLHAASVLMTVIMILAFLTSIAIARRIMKATSVLKVAAKVVGEVQALIIFPVVPYLILAIFYTFWFSAALHLFSAGQVIQNDCNTDCCSYDLKLGKVNCDRCCGYTIHYTPHIGIAILFHLFGCYWATQFFIGCSSTIIAGSVASYYWARGEISHDIPFHTVVSSLKRLLRYSLGSVALGSLIVSIVEWVRFILESLRRRLKFVDSARGSRFGKTVSSSSQCCLGCIDWTLKSVNRNAYVMIAITGKGFCKASVLATGLIMNNVLRVGKVNVIGDVILLLGKLCVSLLCALFAFLMLDEHKYRSGHNKISSPLVPVLLSWALGYIVAKLFFAVVEVSIDTMVLSFCQDSEEHQGNARYAPPLLMETLDEESELRRLTQGP; encoded by the exons ATGGTATTGGGGGGAGGCCCTCTAGGCGCCATCATTGGCCGCTacccctcctcctccgccgccgccggtGACGATGAACAAGGGGACCCGGGACCCGGAGGAGGCGTCATTCGCCATGACCGCAAGTGCCGGGACTGGCCCTTCCTCGTCCTCTTCGCCGCCTTCTGGGTTGCCATGATTGTCAACTCCAGCTTCGGATTCAACCAGGGCAACCCACTCAG GCTGACATACGGACTGGACTACAAAGGGAACATATGTGGCAGCAGGCATGCCGATCCTGATTTGTATCAGTTAGATGTTCGCTATTGGGTGAACCCCAACCAGGTCTACCAAAGTGGCCTCAAAACCAGTCACATCGAGCTACCTGATGCTAAAACCATCTGCCTGATGGAATGCCCACTTCCTGCCGAAGATGGCTTGAATTTTGTTTGTGATTATCCAGAAGGTGACATACGCCTCTCTGTCGACGACTGGATTGACAGGGACTACGATTACTTCGAGTACCTCACACCAGACATGAGGAATAGTTCTCTTCAGCTGCAGGGTCCATGTTACCCTGTCATATTTCCAAGTGTAAATG TCTACTGGAGCTGCCAGTTTATTGCACGGGCATCCAATGCCTCTTTAAAGCATTGGAAGGACATGGGTGGTGTCACCATCGACGAAAACATGCTAATAGACAGAACAATTCATGATGCAATTAATAGCAAATCTGCCGTCATGAAG AGATATGTTGCAGATATTGGGAAGTCCTGGCCTGTGTTAATCCTTTGTGGGGGATTACTCCCTTTGTTCCTATCTATGATCTGGTTACTCATGATTCGCTTTTTTGTTGCTGGGATGTCTTGGATAACAGTGGTGGTCTTCAATGCTCTTGTGGTATCTGTTACAATGTTCTTCTATATAAAAG CTGGTTGGATTGGCCATGATCCTTTGACTGTTGTAATTGGTGAAAGTGATCCTTACGTTAGCATAGGTGGACGA GAGATAAATCACCTTCATGCTGCTTCCGTCTTGATGACAGTGATAATGATACTTGCTTTCCTGACTTCAATAGCTATCGCTCGGCGCATTATGAAAGCAACATCAGTCCTAAAG GTTGCTGCAAAGGTCGTTGGCGAAGTGCAGGCACTTATTATTTTTCCAGTCGTGCCATACTTGATCCTCGCTATCTTTTACACTTTCTGGTTTTCAGCAGCACTTCATCTTTTCAGCGCCGGTCAAGTTATACAAAATGATTGCAATACAGATTGCTGTTCCTACGATCTGAAACTTGGCAAAGTAAATTGTGACAGATGTTGTGGCTACACTATCCATTACACCCCACATATTGGCATCGCCATTCTTTTCCATCTTTTTGGCTGTTACTGGGCAACACAGTTTTTCATCGGGTGTTCTTCGACTATAATTGCCGGATCGGTTGCTTCATACTACTGGGCACGCGGTGAAATATCG CACGATATCCCTTTCCATACCGTGGTATCTTCCCTGAAGCGCTTGTTGCGCTATAGCCTGGGATCTGTGGCTCTGGGCTCACTGATAGTGTCCATCGTAGAGTGGGTGCGATTCATACTAGAATCACTACGCCGCAGGCTGAAATTTGTTGACTCTGCCCGCGGAAGCCGGTTCGGGAAGACGGTATCATCCTCATCCCAGTGCTGCTTAGGCTGCATCGATTGGACCCTGAAATCGGTGAATCGAAATGCCTATGTCATG ATTGCCATCACAGGGAAAGGATTCTGCAAGGCTTCCGTGCTAGCGACTGGGCTGATCATGAACAACGTGTTGCGCGTCGGGAAGGTGAATGTCATTGGGGATGTGATCCTCCTGTTGGGCAAACTTTGTGTTAGCCTGTTGTGTGCGCTGTTTGCCTTCCTTATGCTGGACGAGCACAAGTACAGATCTGGGCATAACAAGATCTCATCACCGCTGGTCCCCGTGCTG CTGTCGTGGGCGCTGGGCTATATAGTTGCGAAGCTTTTCTTCGCAGTGGTGGAGGTGTCGATCGACACAATGGTCCTGTCATTCTGCCAGGACTCGGAAGAGCATCAGGGGAACGCGCGGTATGCTCCCCCGCTGCTGATGGAGACATTGGACGAGGAGAGCGAGTTGCGAAGGCTGACACAGGGGCCATGA
- the LOC541952 gene encoding nucleosome/chromatin assembly factor D: MAGGKSTGNAARSRKRVEATVLKRSRDGSAFTRCEACNKDVPVVLIDMHSCSLDEKIRMTLEAQVVEKTVEVASADRKKSSAKGGGNKDAKRKRSPTAFFLFMDDFRKEFKATHPDNKSVATVAKEGGERWKSMTDEEKKPYIEKAAELKAEAENGEGSGENNVATKKAKTDDQEVDQPAKKLRKCKALHEDEDDDGDQEDEDEKNELDDDM, translated from the exons ATGGCGGGAGGCAAGTCCACCGGCAATGCCGCGCGCAGCAGGAAGCGCGTCGAGGCAACCGTCCTCAAGCGCTCCAGGGACGGGAGCGCCTTCACCAGATG CGAGGCCTGCAACAAGGATGTCCCCGTCGTCCTCATCGACATGCACAGCTGCAGCCTCGACGAGAAGATCAGGATGACGCTCGAGGCGCAGGTCGTCGAGAAGACCGTCGAGGTCGCCAGTGCGGACCGCAAGAAGTCCTCCGCCAAGGGAGGTGGTAACAAGGACGCCAAGCGCAAGCGCTCGCCCACCGCCTTCTTCCTCTTCAT GGACGACTTCAGGAAGGAGTTCAAGGCCACCCATCCTGACAACAAGAGTGTCGCCACC GTTGCAAAGGAAGGAGGGGAGAGGTGGAAGTCCATGACAGACGAG GAGAAGAAGCCTTACATTGAAAAGGCCGCGGAGCTCAAGGCTGAGGCCGAGAATGGCGAGGGCAGTGGT GAGAACAATGTTGCCACTAAGAAAGCCAAGACAGATGACCAGGAGGTGGATCAGCCAGCAAAGAAGCTCAGAAAGTGCAAGGCTCTTCAcgaggacgaggatgacgatGGTGACCAGGAAGACGAGGATGAGAAGAACGAGTTGGATGACGACATGTAG
- the LOC100272565 gene encoding putative B3 DNA binding domain family protein, with translation MGQMGGPDGDGDGGAGPHHQYHYQALLAAVQNPSQGLHPFPLPFHVPLHAGAGAPAAGPGPGADADASTHNANAAHHSQPPRGFTDWSASNSAFAAVASQPAPATTNTPFHYNLSQSYALWTHYMLNKNVSYSTYPTPHEEHPHPLRHTHIQENPHPLRHTHIPDKDSGCASSLGFDSFTTMSLGPNICSHMTPMEGSISAKEPENSEDLPAIVRSSDEMDTRNSGKVHRDTVGTLPESKQSHESCASVNNKFNSGEYQVILRKELTKSDVANSGRIVLPKKDAEAGLPPLVQGDPLILQMDDMVLPIIWKFKYRFWPNNKSRMYILEAAGEFVKTHGLQAGDALIIYKNSVPGKFIIRGEKSIQQTNP, from the exons ATGGGCCAGATGGGAGGacccgacggcgacggcgacggcggcgcGGGCCCGCACCACCAGTACCACTACCAGGCGCTTCTCGCCGCCGTGCAGAACCCCAGCCAGGGCCTGCACCCCTTTCCCCTCCCCTTCCACGTGCCTCTGCACGCAGGAGCGGGAGCACCCGCCGCCG GACCAGGACCTGGAGCTGATGCTGATGCCTCCACACACAATGccaatgccgctcaccactctcaaCCTCCAAGAGGTTTCACCGATTGGAGCGCGTCCAACAGTGCCTTCGCCGCCGTTGCCTCACAGCCCGCACCTGCTACCACCAATACACCCTTCCATTACAACCTCTCCCAGTCTTATGCCCTATGGACCCATTACATGCTTAACAAGAATGTATCCTACTCTACTTACCCTACACCACATGAGGAGCATCCCCACCCATTGCGCCATACCCACATCCAGGAGAATCCCCACCCATTGCGCCATACCCACATCCCGGATAAGGATTCAG GTTGTGCATCTAGCCTTGGATTTGACTCTTTCACTACAATGTCCCTTGGACCAAATATTTGTTCCCACATGACGCCCATGGAAGGATCTATATCTGCCAAAGAACCCGAGAATTCAGAG GATTTGCCTGCAATAGTTAGGAGCAGTGATGAAATGGACACTAGAAACAGTGGCAAAGTTCATCGTGACACAGTTGGCACTCTTCCTGAGTCGAAGCAGAGCCATGAAAGTTGTGCTTCCGTGAATAAT AAGTTCAACTCTGGAGAGTACCAAGTCATTTTGCGCAAGGAGTTGACAAAGAGTGATGTCGCAAATTCCGGACGAATTGTGCTTCCCAAG AAGGATGCTGAGGCTGGTCTTCCACCATTGGTGCAAGGGGATCCTCTGATACTGCAGATGGATGACATGGTGCTTCCAATTATATGGAAATTTAAGTATAG ATTTTGGCCAAACAACAAAAGCAGAATGTATATCTTGGAAGCTGCAG GTGAATTCGTGAAGACACATGGCCTTCAGGCAGGGGATGCGCTCATTATCTACAAAAACTCCGTGCCTGGCAAATTT ATTATCCGTGGGGAGAAGTCCATTCAGCAGACAAACCCCTAG